In the Ilumatobacteraceae bacterium genome, one interval contains:
- a CDS encoding TetR/AcrR family transcriptional regulator: MSGRLSSAARAKMLRATQDLVRDRGLEAFTVEAVAAASGVAKTTIYRHFPSSDELLLAALSEIVGDVPDIDTGDVRSDLVELMRMFAEVGTRPDLRQIMTAVMLRAATDDEFNRLRLRHIAERKAPLRLVIQRGIAAGLIDPTIDIETVSALLEGPMIARVMHDRSGFRPGEIDEIVELVLRAVAPGHQA, from the coding sequence ATGTCCGGACGACTCAGTTCCGCCGCGCGGGCCAAGATGCTGCGTGCCACGCAGGACCTCGTGCGCGACCGCGGACTGGAGGCGTTCACCGTCGAGGCGGTGGCGGCGGCGTCCGGTGTCGCCAAGACCACGATCTACCGCCACTTCCCGTCGTCGGACGAGTTGCTGCTCGCCGCGCTCTCCGAGATCGTCGGCGACGTGCCCGACATCGACACCGGTGATGTCCGCTCCGACCTCGTGGAACTCATGCGCATGTTCGCCGAGGTCGGCACCCGGCCCGACCTGCGGCAGATCATGACGGCGGTGATGCTGCGAGCGGCCACCGACGACGAGTTCAACCGGCTGCGGCTGCGGCACATCGCCGAGCGCAAGGCGCCGCTCCGGCTCGTGATCCAGCGCGGCATCGCCGCCGGCCTGATCGATCCCACCATCGACATCGAGACGGTGTCGGCGCTGCTCGAGGGTCCGATGATCGCTCGCGTCATGCACGATCGGTCGGGGTTCCGGCCGGGCGAGATCGACGAGATCGTCGAACTGGTGTTGCGCGCGGTCGCTCCGGGCCATCAGGCGTGA
- a CDS encoding aminodeoxychorismate/anthranilate synthase component II, giving the protein MPRILVIDSYDSFVYNLVQYLGELGADPIVHRNDRITVDEAIGLAPDGVLLSPGPGRPETSGIICDAVTAFAAAGTPVLGVCLGHQAIGHVYGAEVVRAPELMHGKTSPIDHDGAGVFAGLPSPLTATRYHSLVLDPATVPDVLEVTARSADGIVMGVRHREVDVEGVQFHPESILTGCGHDLLKNFLARAA; this is encoded by the coding sequence ATGCCTCGCATTCTCGTGATCGACTCGTACGACAGCTTCGTGTACAACCTCGTGCAGTACCTGGGTGAGCTGGGTGCCGACCCGATCGTGCACCGCAACGATCGGATCACCGTCGACGAGGCGATCGGGCTCGCCCCCGACGGGGTGCTGCTGTCGCCCGGTCCGGGTCGCCCCGAGACGTCGGGCATCATCTGCGACGCGGTGACGGCGTTCGCCGCGGCCGGCACACCGGTGCTCGGCGTGTGCCTCGGCCATCAGGCGATCGGCCATGTGTACGGCGCCGAGGTCGTGCGCGCCCCCGAGCTGATGCACGGCAAGACCTCGCCGATCGACCACGACGGCGCCGGTGTCTTCGCCGGCCTCCCGTCGCCGCTCACCGCGACCCGGTATCACTCGCTGGTGCTCGACCCGGCCACGGTGCCCGACGTGCTCGAGGTCACCGCCCGTTCCGCCGACGGCATCGTCATGGGCGTGCGCCACCGTGAGGTCGACGTCGAGGGTGTGCAGTTCCACCCCGAGAGCATCCTCACCGGGTGCGGGCACGACCTCTTGAAGAACTTCCTGGCACGCGCCGCCTGA
- a CDS encoding aminotransferase class III-fold pyridoxal phosphate-dependent enzyme codes for MSHLSNVWFKVTDLEVASGRGCRVTTVDGHEYLDFAAGIAVNSTGHCHPKVTAAIAAQAERFLHAQANVFTHDLLEPLASKLDEITPAGIDTFFFANSGAEITEAAVKLAKQVTKRPNVVVFQGSFHGRTHLSMAMTTSKTVYRAGHAPLPGGVFVAPFPDPLASDQEATINASLRGFDRLLQQQTAPGETAAVILEPVLGEGGYVPAPRAFIEGIVERCREHGIMFIADEVQSGFGRTGNWFAVDQFDIEPDIVCMAKGIASGFPFAALGTRRELDDQWPTGSHGGTYGGNPIGCAAALATIEVMSEPGFLDNVRTRGTQLRDALSELKEHYPILRQVRGPGLMVGSSFEDASVVPAVLEHCRREGRVILMSAGTDGNIVRWMPPLVVTAAEIDEAVGAFSNALKATV; via the coding sequence ATGTCGCACTTGTCGAACGTGTGGTTCAAGGTCACCGACCTCGAGGTCGCCTCGGGACGGGGGTGTCGGGTCACCACGGTGGACGGTCACGAGTACCTCGATTTCGCGGCGGGCATCGCCGTGAACTCGACCGGCCACTGCCACCCCAAGGTCACCGCTGCGATCGCGGCCCAGGCCGAGCGCTTCCTGCATGCGCAGGCCAACGTGTTCACCCACGATCTGCTCGAACCGCTGGCATCGAAGCTCGACGAGATCACCCCGGCCGGCATCGACACGTTCTTCTTCGCGAACTCGGGCGCGGAGATCACCGAGGCCGCGGTCAAGCTCGCGAAGCAGGTGACCAAGCGACCGAACGTGGTCGTCTTCCAGGGCTCGTTCCACGGACGCACCCATCTGTCGATGGCGATGACCACGTCGAAGACCGTCTACCGCGCCGGACACGCACCGCTGCCCGGTGGGGTGTTCGTGGCACCGTTCCCGGATCCGCTCGCCTCCGATCAGGAGGCGACCATCAACGCGTCGCTGCGTGGATTCGACCGGCTCCTCCAGCAGCAGACCGCACCGGGTGAGACCGCGGCGGTCATCCTCGAACCGGTACTCGGCGAGGGTGGGTACGTCCCCGCTCCCCGGGCCTTCATCGAGGGCATCGTCGAGCGGTGCCGCGAGCACGGCATCATGTTCATCGCCGACGAGGTGCAGAGCGGCTTCGGTCGTACCGGCAACTGGTTCGCCGTCGACCAGTTCGACATCGAGCCCGACATCGTCTGCATGGCCAAGGGCATCGCGAGCGGGTTCCCGTTCGCGGCGCTGGGCACCCGACGCGAACTCGACGACCAGTGGCCGACGGGCAGCCACGGCGGCACGTACGGCGGCAACCCGATCGGTTGTGCGGCCGCGCTCGCCACGATCGAGGTCATGAGCGAACCCGGCTTCCTCGACAACGTCCGCACCCGCGGCACCCAGCTGCGCGACGCGCTCAGCGAGCTCAAGGAGCACTACCCGATCCTACGTCAGGTGCGCGGACCCGGCCTGATGGTGGGTTCGAGCTTCGAAGACGCCTCCGTCGTGCCGGCGGTGCTCGAGCACTGCCGTCGTGAAGGTCGAGTGATCCTGATGAGCGCCGGCACCGACGGCAACATCGTGCGCTGGATGCCACCGCTGGTCGTGACCGCTGCCGAGATCGACGAGGCGGTCGGCGCGTTCTCCAACGCGCTGAAGGCCACCGTCTGA
- a CDS encoding MarR family transcriptional regulator codes for MPRLDTTRLETWRELQSVVTDITRGIDEDLRLEWAVPLGWFDVLAALRQLDGRARPQDVANRMRIPASSLSRRFDRLEEEGWIARHRQVDPDDHRAVDIELTPRGRTLWREMSVTYRRSVQARFAGRLDDDQIAAIRDVTGLVDPADDES; via the coding sequence ATGCCGCGCCTCGACACCACTCGGCTCGAGACGTGGCGTGAACTCCAGTCGGTCGTCACCGACATCACACGCGGGATCGACGAGGACCTGCGCCTCGAGTGGGCCGTTCCGCTCGGTTGGTTCGACGTCCTGGCCGCACTGCGGCAACTCGACGGTCGGGCTCGACCGCAGGACGTCGCGAACCGGATGAGGATCCCGGCGTCCAGCCTCAGCCGTCGGTTCGACCGCCTCGAGGAGGAGGGCTGGATCGCCCGCCACCGTCAGGTCGACCCCGACGATCACCGCGCCGTCGACATCGAGCTCACCCCGCGGGGTCGCACCCTGTGGCGCGAGATGAGCGTGACGTACCGGCGGTCGGTGCAGGCACGGTTCGCCGGCCGACTCGACGACGATCAGATCGCCGCGATCCGTGACGTCACCGGTCTGGTCGACCCGGCCGACGACGAGTCCTGA
- a CDS encoding MMPL family transporter, with product MYQTLARWCYHHRWTVIGVWIALIVGLNAAGGIVGAAFDAEFTSTGSESNTGFEVLEEYFPGAGSAFGGQIVFQSDAGIDDPEIQAAMTTLFGEVAEIEGVTLVSPYTPFGAEQINDDGTIAFAQVNLANDINESESVVIGQTIDEAIPEIDGLRVELGGAALGEFEPPESELIGLAFAIVVLVLSFGSVLAMGLPIGIAIAGVGAGGFGLVSLLTHAFQIPEFAPLIGIMIGLGVGIDYALFIITRYRELTRAGATPEQATVGAMDTAGRAVVFAGITVVVSLLGMLLIGLPFIAGLGIAAAATVAVTLLASITLLPALLALAHDRLEVTRWRGLIMAGFASIALLGLGLSLPVLALFGGVLFVGTLLASFGFAPLRGIVPARTQKPIRETWAYRWSHLIQNRPWTFLLVGTGVLLLLAAPVLGLRLGFSDEGNFPEETTTRQAYDLVAEGFGPGFNGPFLLAAEIDGPDDVPTVQQLAAAISADPGVQSVSEPFPNNADPATGEVDLTATEAFVVRIVPTTSPQDEVTEQTVSRLRDDVIAPIVADTGVAASLTGAVPANIDFSDYLAGRILIFFGAVLAVSFFLLMMVFRSLLVPLKAVIVNVLSIAASYGVVVAIFQWGWLGGLTGIEPAPIEPFVPMMLFAIVFGLSMDYEVFLLSRVKEEYDRTGDAKNSVADGLAATARVITAAAAIMVVVFGAFLLEDNRIIKLFGTGLALAVFLDATLVRMLLVPATMELLGSRNWWFPKWLDRIVPTLNVEGHELEKMHANLGAGVDPTSSTDPETEPVTVDV from the coding sequence ATGTACCAAACCCTCGCCCGGTGGTGCTACCACCACCGCTGGACCGTCATCGGCGTCTGGATCGCATTGATCGTCGGGCTGAACGCCGCCGGCGGCATCGTCGGCGCCGCCTTCGACGCCGAGTTCACCTCGACCGGCTCGGAGAGCAACACCGGGTTCGAAGTGCTCGAGGAGTACTTCCCCGGCGCCGGAAGCGCCTTCGGTGGCCAGATCGTCTTCCAGAGCGATGCGGGCATCGACGACCCGGAGATCCAAGCGGCGATGACCACACTGTTCGGAGAGGTCGCCGAGATCGAGGGCGTCACGCTCGTCAGCCCGTACACCCCGTTCGGCGCCGAGCAGATCAACGACGACGGCACCATCGCGTTCGCGCAGGTCAACCTGGCGAACGACATCAACGAATCGGAGTCGGTCGTCATCGGTCAGACGATCGACGAGGCGATCCCCGAGATCGACGGCCTCCGCGTCGAACTCGGCGGAGCCGCGCTCGGCGAGTTCGAGCCGCCGGAGTCCGAGCTGATCGGTCTCGCGTTCGCCATCGTCGTGCTGGTCCTGTCGTTCGGTTCGGTGCTCGCGATGGGCCTGCCGATCGGCATCGCCATCGCCGGTGTCGGCGCCGGCGGCTTCGGCCTCGTGTCGCTCCTCACCCACGCGTTCCAGATCCCCGAGTTCGCACCGCTGATCGGCATCATGATCGGACTCGGCGTCGGCATCGACTACGCGCTGTTCATCATCACCAGGTACCGCGAGTTGACGAGAGCGGGCGCGACACCGGAGCAGGCGACCGTCGGGGCGATGGACACCGCCGGTCGTGCGGTCGTGTTCGCCGGCATCACCGTCGTGGTGTCGCTGCTCGGCATGTTGCTGATCGGACTGCCGTTCATCGCCGGGTTGGGCATCGCCGCCGCGGCGACGGTGGCCGTCACCCTGCTCGCGTCGATCACGCTGCTGCCGGCGCTCCTCGCACTGGCCCACGACCGACTCGAAGTGACCCGCTGGCGCGGTCTGATCATGGCCGGATTCGCCTCGATCGCACTGCTCGGCCTGGGTCTCAGCCTCCCGGTGCTCGCACTGTTCGGTGGCGTGCTGTTCGTCGGCACGCTGCTCGCGAGCTTCGGCTTCGCCCCGCTTCGGGGCATCGTGCCGGCCAGGACCCAGAAGCCGATCCGCGAGACCTGGGCGTACCGGTGGAGCCATCTCATCCAGAACCGTCCCTGGACGTTCCTGCTCGTCGGCACCGGCGTCCTGCTCCTGCTGGCCGCGCCGGTGCTCGGCCTCCGTCTCGGGTTCTCCGACGAAGGCAACTTCCCCGAGGAGACCACCACCCGGCAGGCGTACGACCTGGTCGCCGAAGGGTTCGGTCCCGGCTTCAACGGTCCGTTCCTGCTCGCGGCCGAGATCGACGGTCCCGACGACGTTCCCACCGTGCAACAGCTGGCGGCCGCGATCTCCGCCGACCCGGGCGTGCAGAGCGTCTCCGAGCCGTTCCCGAACAACGCCGACCCGGCGACCGGTGAGGTCGACCTCACCGCCACCGAGGCGTTCGTCGTGCGCATCGTCCCCACCACCTCGCCGCAGGACGAGGTGACCGAACAGACCGTCTCGCGACTGCGCGACGACGTGATCGCACCGATCGTCGCCGACACCGGCGTCGCAGCCAGCCTCACCGGAGCGGTGCCGGCCAACATCGACTTCTCCGACTATCTCGCCGGCCGCATCCTGATCTTCTTCGGGGCCGTACTCGCCGTGTCGTTCTTCCTGCTGATGATGGTGTTCCGGTCGTTGCTCGTGCCGCTCAAGGCCGTGATCGTGAACGTCCTGTCGATCGCCGCGTCGTACGGCGTGGTCGTCGCGATCTTCCAGTGGGGCTGGCTCGGCGGGTTGACCGGCATCGAGCCGGCGCCGATCGAACCGTTCGTGCCGATGATGCTGTTCGCGATCGTGTTCGGTCTGTCGATGGACTACGAGGTCTTCCTGCTGTCGCGGGTCAAGGAGGAGTACGACCGCACCGGTGACGCCAAGAACTCCGTCGCCGACGGACTCGCCGCCACGGCCCGGGTCATCACCGCCGCCGCCGCGATCATGGTCGTCGTGTTCGGTGCATTCCTGCTCGAGGACAACCGGATCATCAAGCTCTTCGGCACCGGTCTCGCGCTCGCCGTGTTCCTCGACGCCACGCTCGTGCGCATGCTGCTCGTACCGGCCACGATGGAGCTGCTCGGTAGCCGCAACTGGTGGTTCCCGAAGTGGCTCGACCGGATCGTCCCGACGCTCAACGTCGAGGGGCACGAACTCGAGAAGATGCACGCCAACCTCGGTGCGGGCGTCGACCCCACATCGAGCACCGACCCCGAGACGGAGCCCGTCACCGTCGACGTGTAG
- a CDS encoding penicillin-binding transpeptidase domain-containing protein, producing the protein MNRKIRQLAGALIAMYIVLFAALNYWQVNRTEELASEPGNTRALIRQFDTPRGPIVTADGVVAARSVQAPGDSDVKFIRTYPTGDLLAHITGYYTFGLGASQLEQTKSGVLTGDTFTQQVRALEDIFSPTNDNSGELRLTVREDMQAVAKFLLGPREGSVVLMEVETGAVTAMWSYPSFDPNLVADPDYDAAFEYVTELQADDRDPLLANAYQQRYMPGSTFKVLTTGAALDAGVITLESFWEPAREFLPPQTSDPIENYGGSLCGGDLAEVFRRSCNIPFAETALALGAEGFQDGIARWGVGEEIPIDLPRPAASTIGDFDDIDQQLPLLAIRGFGQNDDQMVPIHMAMVAAAVANDGEMMAPFVVDAELDHDGRIISRTQPEVWQRPISRQTAGILQDLMVGVAENGTASCCIALDNGISVAAKTGTAQLNGPGEPERSHAWIVAFAPVEQPKYAVAVMLKGTNAEISAGTGGRLAGPIAKAMLDAVFAVDPPLPAETAPETSDG; encoded by the coding sequence ATGAACCGCAAGATCCGGCAGCTCGCCGGCGCCCTCATCGCCATGTACATCGTGCTGTTCGCCGCGCTCAACTACTGGCAGGTGAACCGCACCGAAGAACTCGCCTCCGAGCCCGGCAACACGCGAGCCCTCATCCGCCAGTTCGACACGCCGCGCGGGCCGATCGTCACCGCCGACGGCGTGGTCGCCGCCCGCAGCGTGCAAGCGCCCGGCGACAGCGACGTCAAGTTCATCCGCACCTATCCCACCGGCGATCTCCTGGCGCACATCACCGGCTACTACACGTTCGGTCTCGGCGCTTCCCAGCTCGAACAGACCAAGTCGGGCGTGCTGACCGGCGACACGTTCACCCAGCAGGTCAGGGCCCTCGAGGACATCTTCAGCCCGACCAACGACAACTCCGGCGAACTCCGCCTGACCGTGCGCGAAGACATGCAGGCGGTCGCCAAGTTCCTGCTCGGACCGCGGGAGGGTTCGGTCGTGCTGATGGAGGTCGAGACCGGCGCGGTCACGGCCATGTGGAGCTACCCGAGCTTCGACCCCAACCTCGTCGCCGACCCCGACTACGACGCCGCGTTCGAGTACGTGACCGAACTCCAGGCCGACGACCGTGATCCGCTGCTCGCGAACGCCTACCAGCAGCGCTACATGCCGGGCTCCACGTTCAAGGTCCTCACCACCGGTGCCGCCCTCGACGCCGGCGTGATCACGCTGGAGTCGTTCTGGGAACCCGCCCGCGAGTTCCTGCCGCCACAGACCAGCGACCCGATCGAGAACTACGGCGGATCGCTGTGCGGCGGCGACCTCGCCGAGGTCTTCCGCCGGTCGTGCAACATCCCGTTCGCCGAGACCGCCCTCGCGCTCGGCGCCGAGGGATTCCAGGACGGCATCGCCCGCTGGGGCGTCGGCGAGGAGATCCCGATCGACCTCCCGCGACCGGCGGCGAGTACGATCGGCGACTTCGACGACATCGACCAGCAACTCCCGCTGCTCGCCATCCGGGGGTTCGGTCAGAACGACGACCAGATGGTGCCGATCCACATGGCGATGGTCGCCGCAGCGGTCGCCAACGACGGCGAGATGATGGCGCCGTTCGTCGTCGACGCCGAACTCGACCACGACGGCCGCATCATCAGCCGCACCCAGCCCGAGGTGTGGCAGCGCCCGATCAGCCGTCAGACCGCCGGCATCCTCCAGGACCTCATGGTCGGCGTCGCCGAGAACGGCACCGCCAGCTGCTGCATCGCCCTCGACAACGGCATCAGCGTCGCCGCGAAGACCGGCACCGCGCAGCTCAACGGCCCGGGCGAGCCCGAACGTTCCCATGCCTGGATCGTCGCCTTCGCCCCGGTCGAACAGCCAAAGTACGCGGTCGCCGTCATGCTGAAGGGCACCAACGCCGAGATCTCCGCCGGCACCGGCGGCCGCCTCGCCGGCCCGATCGCCAAGGCGATGCTCGACGCCGTGTTCGCCGTCGATCCCCCGCTGCCCGCCGAGACGGCCCCCGAGACGAGCGACGGCTGA
- a CDS encoding acetyl-CoA C-acyltransferase, with the protein MTTAVIVDAVRTPLGKRNGKLQHWHPVDLAAETLTALVDRNDLDPAMVDDVVFGCVMQVGEQTANVARNAVLAAGWPEHVPGTTVDRQCGSSQQAAHFAAQGVIAGAYDIVVAGGVEVMTRVPMGSSMADGKYGYPFGPRIGARYADQGGLVPQGISAELIADRWDISREEMDEYGARSQQRAHRAVTEGRFDREIIPVAGVDGSPVCHDEGVRSTTVETLAKLKPAFLAEADGGRVTAGNSSQITDGAAALLIMSEARALDLGLTPRARFVDFALAGADPRLMLTAPIPATSKVLDRAGMRLDEIDLIEINEAFATVVLAWQREHHADPERVNVNGGAIALGHPLGCSGARLMATLVNELERSGGRYGLQTICEGGGMANATIIERLG; encoded by the coding sequence ATGACCACCGCCGTCATCGTCGACGCCGTGCGGACTCCGCTGGGGAAACGCAACGGAAAGCTGCAGCACTGGCACCCCGTCGACCTGGCGGCCGAGACCCTGACCGCACTCGTGGACCGCAACGATCTCGATCCCGCGATGGTCGATGACGTCGTGTTCGGGTGCGTGATGCAGGTCGGCGAGCAGACCGCCAACGTCGCTCGCAACGCCGTGCTCGCTGCCGGTTGGCCCGAACACGTGCCGGGCACGACCGTCGACCGGCAGTGCGGGTCGAGTCAGCAGGCCGCTCACTTCGCGGCGCAGGGCGTCATCGCCGGCGCCTACGACATCGTCGTCGCCGGCGGCGTCGAGGTGATGACCCGCGTGCCGATGGGGTCGTCGATGGCCGACGGCAAGTACGGCTACCCGTTCGGCCCGCGCATCGGTGCCCGCTACGCCGACCAGGGTGGACTGGTCCCCCAGGGGATCTCGGCCGAACTGATCGCCGACCGATGGGACATCTCGCGCGAGGAGATGGACGAGTACGGCGCTCGGTCGCAGCAGCGAGCCCACCGAGCGGTCACCGAAGGACGATTCGACCGCGAGATCATCCCGGTCGCCGGCGTCGACGGATCACCCGTCTGCCACGACGAGGGGGTCCGGAGCACCACGGTCGAGACGCTCGCCAAGTTGAAACCGGCATTCCTCGCGGAGGCCGACGGTGGTCGCGTGACCGCCGGGAACTCGTCGCAGATCACCGACGGTGCCGCCGCGCTGCTGATCATGAGCGAGGCACGGGCACTCGATCTCGGCCTGACGCCGCGGGCTCGGTTCGTCGACTTCGCCCTCGCCGGCGCCGACCCGCGTCTGATGCTCACGGCGCCGATCCCGGCGACGAGCAAGGTGCTCGACCGGGCAGGGATGCGGCTCGACGAGATCGACCTGATCGAGATCAACGAGGCATTCGCGACGGTGGTGCTCGCCTGGCAGCGCGAACATCACGCCGACCCCGAGCGGGTCAACGTCAACGGGGGAGCGATCGCCCTCGGTCACCCGCTCGGCTGCTCGGGTGCCCGACTGATGGCGACGCTGGTCAACGAACTCGAGCGAAGCGGCGGCCGGTACGGGCTGCAGACCATCTGCGAGGGCGGCGGGATGGCCAATGCGACCATCATCGAGCGGCTCGGGTGA
- the pknB gene encoding Stk1 family PASTA domain-containing Ser/Thr kinase — protein sequence MSNSGDATVINDRYEIHKRVGRGGMADVFLARDLLLDRQVAMKILFPEFAIDPNFVERFRREAQAAANLSHPNIVNVYDWGKYEGTYFIAMEYVQGRNLAEILKTNKQLTPKQAAEIASEVAAALGFAHEAGLAHRDIKPANVMIGSNGQVKVADFGIARAMNSATESNLTQAGSVMGTASYFSPEQAQGAQPDPRSDLYSLGIVMYEMVAGRPPFTGENPVSIAYKQVHDKPQPLNQIVDGVPRPFEAIIAKLLAKDPKLRYPSAHALRDDLRRFRNGEQVQALVAAAARPGTPAAGVTRPTPTAGATQPIGTTPTVSEPYSGLQPTAHPQIAGAPTGVMPQQPGPELGQYPPGASAEARYYQDSNSRTGWYALAAFIALIALVAGGVLLYQGLTKENNESTALELANYVNQPLERVTGALDALNLPYIVIPEDNPQFAPQFVHRTDPVAGTIVPEGRVIELYYNPTDALVAVPNVEGRTLEQAAAILGTAGFSFREERELSDVAEGLVIRTDPTADTRVEQEREIVVYVSGGPEQVSIPATVIGDELEVARSLLESDAYGLVVTTVERVDDVIPAGVVIDTNPPPNTLIQRGASIELVISSGPGQVRVPPLEGLTEGQARNSLDEQGLAVDVSYQELEPGDARDGTVLEQSIPPTQEVDKGTTISIVIGQARVAETTTTTSTTTTTTTVPPTTTTPPTTTTTPATTTTNAATTTTAP from the coding sequence ATGAGCAACAGCGGTGACGCCACGGTCATCAACGACCGCTACGAGATCCACAAGCGCGTGGGGCGCGGCGGGATGGCCGACGTCTTCTTGGCGCGCGACCTGTTGCTCGATCGCCAGGTGGCGATGAAGATCCTCTTCCCCGAGTTCGCGATCGACCCGAACTTCGTCGAGCGCTTCCGGCGCGAAGCCCAGGCCGCCGCCAACCTCAGCCACCCGAACATCGTCAACGTGTACGACTGGGGCAAGTACGAGGGCACGTACTTCATCGCGATGGAGTACGTGCAGGGCCGCAACCTCGCCGAGATCCTGAAGACCAACAAGCAGCTGACCCCGAAGCAGGCGGCCGAGATCGCCTCCGAGGTCGCCGCCGCACTGGGGTTCGCCCACGAGGCCGGGCTCGCCCACCGCGACATCAAGCCCGCGAACGTCATGATCGGCTCGAACGGGCAGGTCAAGGTCGCCGACTTCGGCATCGCCCGGGCGATGAACTCGGCCACCGAGTCCAACCTCACCCAGGCCGGCTCGGTCATGGGCACCGCGAGCTACTTCAGCCCCGAACAGGCCCAGGGCGCCCAGCCCGACCCCCGCAGCGACCTGTACTCGCTCGGCATCGTGATGTACGAGATGGTGGCCGGTCGGCCACCGTTCACCGGCGAGAACCCCGTGAGCATCGCCTACAAGCAGGTGCACGACAAGCCGCAGCCGCTCAATCAGATCGTCGACGGCGTGCCGCGCCCGTTCGAGGCGATCATCGCCAAGCTGCTCGCCAAGGATCCGAAGCTGCGCTACCCGTCGGCGCACGCGCTGCGCGACGACCTGCGTCGGTTCCGCAACGGCGAACAGGTCCAGGCGCTCGTGGCTGCGGCCGCCCGACCGGGCACCCCGGCCGCCGGCGTCACGCGGCCGACCCCGACGGCGGGAGCGACCCAACCGATCGGCACCACGCCCACCGTGTCGGAGCCGTACTCCGGCCTGCAACCGACGGCCCATCCCCAGATCGCCGGGGCCCCCACCGGCGTCATGCCGCAGCAGCCCGGCCCCGAACTCGGCCAGTACCCGCCGGGAGCATCGGCCGAGGCCCGCTACTACCAGGACTCCAACTCACGAACCGGCTGGTACGCGCTGGCAGCGTTCATCGCGCTGATCGCGCTGGTCGCCGGTGGTGTGCTGCTCTACCAGGGCCTGACCAAGGAGAACAACGAGTCGACGGCCCTCGAGCTCGCCAACTACGTCAACCAACCGCTCGAACGGGTGACGGGCGCGCTCGACGCGCTCAACCTGCCGTACATCGTGATCCCCGAGGACAACCCGCAGTTCGCGCCGCAGTTCGTGCACCGCACCGATCCCGTCGCCGGCACGATCGTCCCGGAGGGCCGGGTCATCGAGCTCTACTACAACCCGACCGACGCGCTGGTCGCCGTGCCGAACGTCGAGGGACGCACCCTCGAGCAGGCGGCGGCCATTCTCGGCACCGCCGGATTCAGCTTCCGTGAGGAACGTGAACTCAGCGACGTCGCCGAGGGCCTCGTCATCCGCACCGACCCGACGGCCGACACCCGGGTCGAACAGGAACGCGAGATCGTGGTGTACGTCTCCGGTGGCCCCGAGCAGGTGTCGATCCCCGCCACGGTCATCGGCGATGAACTCGAGGTCGCACGGTCACTGCTCGAGTCCGATGCCTACGGTCTGGTCGTCACCACGGTCGAACGGGTCGACGACGTGATCCCCGCCGGTGTCGTGATCGACACGAACCCGCCACCGAACACGCTGATCCAGCGCGGCGCGAGCATCGAACTCGTGATCAGTTCCGGGCCCGGTCAGGTGCGGGTGCCGCCCCTCGAGGGCCTCACCGAGGGCCAGGCTCGCAATTCGCTCGACGAACAGGGTCTCGCGGTCGACGTCAGCTACCAGGAACTCGAACCCGGCGATGCGCGCGACGGCACCGTGCTCGAACAGAGCATCCCGCCGACGCAAGAGGTCGACAAGGGCACGACGATCTCGATCGTGATCGGCCAGGCGCGGGTGGCCGAGACGACCACCACGACGAGCACGACGACGACCACGACGACCGTGCCGCCGACCACCACCACACCGCCGACCACCACCACGACGCCGGCGACCACGACCACCAACGCCGCCACCACGACCACGGCCCCCTGA
- a CDS encoding cell division protein CrgA, which translates to MAPPKRKTGGGRTTPKGTRPGEQRIANPTENERGVHASTRYTPPVTSEMRAPQPWIPVLMVALFIIGMIVIILRNLVFQGNNWLTLVGLGAILGGLYTATKWR; encoded by the coding sequence GTGGCACCTCCAAAGCGCAAGACAGGCGGCGGTCGAACGACCCCCAAGGGCACGCGGCCCGGCGAGCAGCGGATCGCCAACCCGACCGAGAACGAGCGGGGCGTGCACGCCTCGACCCGCTACACCCCTCCGGTCACGAGCGAGATGCGGGCACCGCAGCCCTGGATCCCGGTGCTGATGGTCGCGCTGTTCATCATCGGCATGATCGTGATCATCCTCCGCAACCTGGTGTTCCAGGGCAACAACTGGCTCACCCTGGTGGGTCTGGGAGCGATCCTCGGCGGCCTCTACACCGCCACCAAGTGGCGCTAG